The following proteins come from a genomic window of Paramicrobacterium humi:
- a CDS encoding FKBP-type peptidyl-prolyl cis-trans isomerase, whose product MSDSKKTKPEVDAPVGPAPEELQIVDIEVGDGPEAQASSVVDVHYLGVSYDSGEEFDSSWSRGESINFPLRNLIAGWQEGIPGMRVGGRRQLTVPPQLAYGPAGGGHPLSGQTLIFVIDLLGVQ is encoded by the coding sequence ATGAGCGATTCCAAGAAGACCAAGCCAGAGGTCGACGCCCCCGTCGGGCCGGCTCCCGAAGAACTCCAGATCGTCGACATCGAGGTCGGAGACGGCCCGGAGGCGCAAGCGTCGTCGGTCGTCGACGTGCACTACCTCGGTGTCTCCTATGACAGCGGCGAAGAGTTCGACTCGTCCTGGAGCCGCGGCGAGAGCATCAATTTCCCGCTGCGCAACCTCATCGCGGGCTGGCAAGAGGGCATCCCGGGAATGCGAGTCGGCGGTCGTCGCCAGCTCACGGTTCCGCCGCAGCTCGCCTACGGACCAGCTGGCGGAGGTCACCCGCTCTCCGGCCAGACCCTCATCTTCGTCATCGACCTCCTCGGAGTGCAGTAG
- a CDS encoding LLM class flavin-dependent oxidoreductase has product MQFGIFSVGDITTDPTTGRTPTDGERLQDVLTIAQHAEEVGLDVFAMGEHHNPPFFPSSPVAINSYLAAKTSKIILSTATTLITTNDPVRLAEDYAMLQHLSGGRMDLVLGRGNTGPVYPWFGEDIRQGIPLAIEKYALLHRLWREEFVDWEGQFRTPLQGFQSTPRPLDGVPPFVWHGSIRSPQIAEQAAYYGDGFFANHIFWPASHTKKMIGLYRQRFEHYGHGTADQAIVGLGGQVFMRKNSQDAVNEFRPYFDNAPVYGHGPSLEEFTAQTPLTVGSPQQVIDRTLGFRDYVGDYQRQLFLMDHAGLPLKTVLEQLDILGGEVVPVLRREFDSLRPSHVPDGPTHEALVEQRNAAALAGVDSEAATAGSEN; this is encoded by the coding sequence ATGCAATTCGGAATCTTCAGCGTCGGCGACATCACGACCGATCCCACGACCGGTCGCACGCCGACCGATGGCGAGCGGCTTCAGGACGTTCTGACCATAGCCCAGCACGCCGAGGAGGTCGGACTCGACGTCTTCGCCATGGGCGAGCACCACAACCCGCCCTTCTTCCCGTCGAGCCCCGTCGCGATAAACAGCTACCTCGCGGCGAAGACCTCGAAGATCATCCTCTCGACGGCCACAACGCTCATCACGACGAACGACCCCGTGCGCCTCGCCGAGGACTATGCGATGCTTCAGCACCTCTCCGGCGGCCGCATGGACCTCGTCCTCGGCCGCGGGAACACCGGTCCCGTGTACCCGTGGTTCGGTGAGGACATCCGTCAGGGCATCCCGCTCGCGATCGAGAAGTACGCACTGCTCCACCGTTTGTGGCGCGAGGAGTTCGTGGACTGGGAAGGCCAGTTCCGCACTCCGCTTCAGGGCTTCCAGTCCACGCCGCGGCCGCTCGACGGCGTTCCTCCGTTCGTCTGGCACGGCAGCATCCGTTCCCCTCAGATCGCCGAGCAGGCCGCCTACTACGGCGACGGCTTCTTCGCGAACCACATCTTCTGGCCCGCCTCGCACACGAAGAAGATGATCGGACTGTACCGGCAGCGCTTCGAGCACTACGGCCACGGCACCGCCGACCAGGCGATCGTCGGCCTCGGCGGCCAAGTGTTCATGCGCAAGAACTCGCAGGACGCCGTCAACGAGTTCCGCCCCTACTTCGACAACGCTCCCGTCTACGGCCACGGCCCGAGCCTCGAGGAGTTCACCGCACAGACGCCGCTGACCGTCGGCAGTCCGCAGCAGGTCATCGACCGTACGCTCGGCTTCCGCGATTACGTCGGCGACTACCAGCGGCAGCTGTTCCTCATGGACCACGCGGGACTCCCGCTGAAGACCGTGCTTGAGCAGCTTGATATCCTCGGCGGAGAGGTCGTGCCCGTGTTGCGTCGCGAATTCGACTCGCTTCGCCCCTCGCACGTCCCCGACGGCCCGACTCACGAGGCTCTCGTGGAACAGCGGAATGCCGCGGCGCTCGCCGGCGTTGACAGTGAGGCGGCTACCGCAGGATCGGAGAATTGA
- a CDS encoding MFS transporter produces the protein MSANYGGPASPAPAGGHKGLIVLLGVMSAIGPMTMDMYLPALPQMVLDLDASEAAIQTTLTGSLIGMALGQLVLGPLSDAVGRRIPLLVGLIVHVVSSVLHRRSH, from the coding sequence ATGAGCGCGAACTACGGAGGGCCCGCGTCGCCAGCGCCCGCCGGAGGACACAAAGGCCTCATCGTGCTGCTTGGCGTCATGTCCGCCATCGGGCCGATGACGATGGACATGTACCTTCCGGCGTTGCCGCAGATGGTTCTCGATCTCGACGCCTCTGAAGCGGCAATCCAGACCACGCTCACCGGATCGCTCATCGGCATGGCGCTCGGTCAGCTCGTGCTCGGCCCCTTGTCGGATGCCGTCGGGCGCCGTATCCCGCTGCTCGTCGGGCTCATCGTGCACGTCGTCTCGTCGGTGCTGCACCGGCGTTCGCACTGA
- a CDS encoding Lrp/AsnC family transcriptional regulator, which produces MASQKQQLDKTDRALLKALSLNARASGAQLAAELGIAESTVSLRLKRLQKSGDITGFHADIDLAVLGAPLQAVIAIQLTQHDRSDIEAFRREVTGWPGVLSLFHLGGRDDYLLHVAARSTAELRDFVVKYVTGHPVVAHSETNIVFEHVEGTGWQELLD; this is translated from the coding sequence ATGGCGTCGCAGAAGCAGCAGCTGGACAAGACCGACAGGGCGCTGCTCAAGGCGCTGTCTCTGAACGCGCGCGCCTCCGGAGCACAGCTCGCGGCCGAACTCGGGATCGCCGAGTCGACGGTGTCGCTGCGCCTCAAGCGACTGCAGAAATCGGGTGACATCACCGGCTTCCATGCCGACATCGACCTCGCGGTGCTCGGCGCGCCGCTCCAGGCCGTCATCGCCATCCAGCTCACTCAGCACGATCGTTCCGACATCGAAGCCTTCCGGCGAGAGGTCACCGGGTGGCCGGGCGTGCTCTCTCTCTTCCACCTCGGCGGTCGGGACGACTATCTCCTTCACGTCGCCGCGCGAAGCACGGCCGAGCTTCGGGATTTCGTCGTCAAGTACGTCACCGGGCACCCGGTCGTCGCGCATTCGGAGACCAACATCGTGTTCGAGCACGTCGAGGGCACCGGCTGGCAGGAGCTGCTCGACTGA
- a CDS encoding LacI family DNA-binding transcriptional regulator: MSTIYDVAALAQVSPATVSRVINGSSVSPEKAERVRAAAEELSFVPNRTARSLRRRSSNMIALVIPDIENPFFTVIARGVEDRAREAGYSVVLCNTDEDSTKEAAYFDIAVLEHMAGVIVAPASDASDLDRIASAGRPLVAVDRRSHDRRVDSVVIDNPAAGREATEALIAQGRRRIACITGPESVETAQLRLEGWRSSMTAHGLDTAGLERHADFRVLGGRAAMRELLALPQPPDAVVATNNMMAIGALQALHEGGIRSGDIAVASLGDLPSAPVMPENTLVIDLPARALGITAAEVLLRRIAGTESAPETIVLGTGD, translated from the coding sequence GTGAGCACCATCTACGACGTCGCAGCCCTCGCCCAGGTGTCGCCGGCAACGGTCTCGCGCGTGATCAATGGCTCGAGCGTCTCACCGGAGAAGGCCGAACGGGTTCGCGCGGCAGCCGAAGAGCTCTCCTTCGTACCCAATCGCACGGCTCGCTCGCTGCGCCGCAGATCGTCGAACATGATCGCGCTCGTGATTCCCGACATCGAGAACCCGTTCTTCACCGTGATCGCTCGCGGCGTCGAGGACCGCGCCCGCGAGGCGGGTTACAGCGTCGTGCTGTGCAACACCGACGAGGATTCGACAAAGGAGGCCGCGTACTTCGACATCGCGGTTCTCGAGCACATGGCCGGCGTCATCGTCGCGCCGGCATCCGACGCGTCAGATCTCGACCGCATCGCCTCGGCGGGCCGTCCGCTCGTCGCCGTCGACCGCCGCAGCCACGATCGGCGCGTGGACTCGGTGGTGATCGACAATCCCGCGGCTGGACGCGAAGCGACGGAAGCGCTCATCGCCCAAGGCAGACGCCGCATCGCGTGCATCACGGGGCCGGAGAGCGTCGAGACCGCTCAGCTGCGCCTCGAGGGCTGGCGCTCCTCGATGACCGCGCACGGCCTCGACACGGCCGGCCTTGAACGGCACGCCGACTTCCGCGTTCTAGGCGGGCGCGCCGCGATGCGCGAGCTGCTGGCCCTTCCGCAGCCGCCCGACGCCGTTGTCGCGACGAACAACATGATGGCGATCGGCGCCCTCCAAGCGCTTCACGAAGGCGGCATCCGGTCGGGCGATATCGCCGTCGCCTCCCTCGGCGATCTGCCGAGCGCACCGGTCATGCCGGAGAACACGCTCGTCATCGACCTGCCTGCCCGCGCCCTCGGCATCACCGCCGCCGAGGTGCTGCTACGCCGCATCGCGGGGACGGAGAGCGCGCCCGAGACCATCGTGCTCGGCACAGGCGACTGA
- a CDS encoding LLM class flavin-dependent oxidoreductase, with product MKIPQRGLHQVMKLSVLDLVPVRTGQNSAQALAASVRLAQRADALGYTRYWVAEHHNMPSVASTNPAVIIALLASRTTNIRVGSGGVMLPNHAPLVVAEQFALLEAAAPGRIDLGIGRAPGSDPVVTAVLNQSGATSDVNRFPNNVSDIIALLGPDGAAVQLTSGKEYPLRSTPAAAGTPEVWLLGSSDYSAGLAASFGLPYVFANHFSGQGAERALEIYRSGFEPSAYADKPRTFMTANAVVAATADEAYALALPNLQHMARLRTNKPLGMLATVEDAEREQTDALTEEFIQQAVSRYILGDPASAARQAKRLAEQHGVDELMISPVAGSFDADPLDQTPARERTLELLAAELDLTA from the coding sequence ATGAAAATCCCGCAGCGCGGCTTGCACCAGGTGATGAAACTCTCGGTCCTCGATCTCGTCCCCGTCCGCACAGGCCAGAACTCCGCCCAGGCGTTGGCGGCGTCCGTTCGTCTCGCTCAACGCGCCGACGCTCTCGGCTACACCCGCTACTGGGTGGCGGAGCACCACAACATGCCGTCCGTCGCCTCGACGAATCCCGCGGTGATCATCGCCCTCCTTGCCTCGCGCACAACGAACATCCGAGTCGGCTCGGGCGGCGTCATGCTGCCGAACCACGCCCCGCTCGTCGTCGCCGAGCAGTTCGCCCTGCTCGAGGCGGCGGCCCCTGGCCGCATCGACCTCGGCATCGGCCGGGCGCCCGGCAGCGATCCCGTTGTGACCGCCGTGCTGAATCAGAGCGGCGCGACCAGCGACGTGAACCGCTTCCCCAACAACGTCAGCGACATCATCGCCCTGCTCGGCCCTGACGGTGCAGCGGTGCAGCTCACGAGCGGCAAGGAGTACCCCTTGCGCTCGACCCCGGCCGCGGCCGGCACACCGGAGGTGTGGCTGCTCGGATCGAGCGACTACTCGGCCGGCCTCGCCGCCTCGTTCGGCCTTCCGTACGTGTTCGCGAACCACTTCAGCGGCCAGGGAGCAGAGCGAGCGCTCGAGATCTACCGCAGCGGCTTCGAGCCGTCCGCGTATGCCGACAAGCCGCGCACGTTCATGACCGCCAACGCCGTGGTCGCGGCCACGGCCGACGAGGCCTATGCTCTTGCGCTGCCCAATCTGCAGCACATGGCGCGGTTGCGCACCAACAAGCCGCTTGGCATGCTTGCGACGGTCGAGGACGCCGAGCGCGAACAGACCGATGCTCTCACGGAGGAGTTCATCCAGCAGGCGGTCTCCCGCTACATCCTCGGCGACCCGGCCAGCGCTGCGCGACAGGCCAAACGCCTCGCAGAACAGCACGGCGTCGACGAGCTGATGATCTCGCCCGTCGCCGGTTCCTTCGATGCTGATCCGCTCGACCAGACTCCGGCGCGAGAGCGAACGCTCGAGCTGCTCGCCGCGGAACTCGATCTCACCGCCTGA
- a CDS encoding protealysin inhibitor emfourin: MDRERTRAVVPPYLLDRIASAERFRSASAAARRTLLTQSPGRSAVIAATGTPREQPRSAAASRSLRREVYDAKHAQSLPGALVRAEGAPAADDVAVNEAYDGLGKTYALYRDVYGRDSIDGAGMPLLASVHYGTDYDNAFWDGTRMVFGDGDGEVFRRFTISVSVIGHELTHGVTERTAALRYQGQSGALNESVSDVFGCLVEQYALGQSVDQATWLVGAGLFTDEVQGIALRSMKAPGTAYDDDVLGKDPQPATMAGYVDTTDDEGGVHINSGIPNRAFYLTAEALGGHAWDRAGAVWYATLTGGRLAADATFEDFASLTVTTAEEGFDATVASAVRDAWQTVGVLGASASTGTSHTPPAAPAGARKPETVSVERSGGVTGIPRAWRVDVAAQPDPDAWIDLLERLPWADAAHAGEPQGADRFRYRIRCSPPPRAIDDADAQIEVVLTETELTASWQELIMWVRTADGDDTA; encoded by the coding sequence ATGGACCGGGAAAGAACTCGCGCGGTCGTGCCGCCGTATCTGCTCGATCGCATCGCGAGCGCCGAGCGGTTCCGTTCGGCTTCGGCCGCCGCGCGACGCACTCTTCTCACCCAAAGCCCCGGGCGCAGCGCCGTGATCGCGGCCACGGGAACGCCGCGCGAGCAGCCGCGGAGCGCGGCGGCATCCCGGAGTCTGAGGCGTGAGGTGTACGACGCGAAGCACGCGCAGTCGCTGCCGGGCGCGCTCGTGCGCGCTGAGGGCGCACCGGCTGCCGATGACGTCGCCGTGAACGAAGCGTACGACGGTCTCGGCAAGACGTACGCGCTGTACCGCGACGTCTACGGGCGGGACTCGATCGACGGGGCCGGGATGCCGCTGCTCGCGAGCGTGCACTACGGAACCGACTACGACAACGCCTTCTGGGACGGCACGAGGATGGTGTTCGGCGATGGCGACGGCGAGGTCTTCCGCCGATTCACGATCTCGGTGAGCGTCATCGGGCACGAGCTCACGCACGGGGTCACCGAGCGAACGGCGGCCCTGCGGTATCAGGGGCAGTCGGGGGCGCTGAACGAGTCGGTGTCCGATGTCTTCGGCTGCCTCGTCGAGCAGTACGCGCTCGGCCAGAGCGTCGATCAGGCGACGTGGCTCGTCGGCGCGGGACTGTTCACCGACGAGGTGCAGGGAATCGCGCTGCGTTCGATGAAGGCGCCGGGGACCGCGTATGACGATGATGTGCTCGGGAAGGACCCGCAGCCGGCGACGATGGCGGGATACGTCGACACGACGGACGACGAGGGCGGCGTGCACATCAACTCGGGCATCCCCAACCGTGCGTTCTATCTCACGGCGGAGGCGCTCGGCGGGCACGCGTGGGACCGGGCGGGCGCTGTTTGGTATGCGACGCTCACGGGTGGGCGACTCGCCGCGGATGCCACGTTCGAGGACTTCGCGTCCCTCACCGTCACGACTGCAGAGGAGGGATTCGACGCGACCGTCGCGAGCGCTGTGCGGGATGCCTGGCAGACGGTCGGCGTGCTGGGCGCTTCCGCGAGCACCGGCACCTCGCACACTCCCCCGGCGGCGCCGGCGGGCGCTCGGAAGCCCGAAACCGTGAGCGTCGAGCGCTCAGGCGGAGTCACCGGCATTCCGAGGGCGTGGCGGGTCGATGTGGCGGCACAACCGGACCCGGACGCGTGGATCGACCTGCTCGAGCGGCTGCCGTGGGCCGACGCCGCGCACGCTGGCGAGCCGCAGGGCGCGGACCGGTTCCGCTACCGCATCCGCTGCTCTCCCCCACCGCGCGCGATCGACGATGCGGATGCTCAGATCGAGGTCGTCCTCACCGAGACAGAGCTCACCGCATCGTGGCAGGAGCTCATCATGTGGGTGCGCACCGCCGATGGCGACGACACGGCGTGA
- a CDS encoding aspartate ammonia-lyase, translating to MSEFATRTETDSLGSMEIPADAYWGIHTARAMENFDITKRPISVYPHLVVALASVKQAAARANAELGALSPEKAELIDRACQRIIDGEFHDEFCVGVIQGGAGTSTNMNANEVITNIALEMAGHDKGDYTFISPYDHTNRSQSTNDVYPTAIKIALARSLVDLLDELDLLRESFAGKSEEFRQVLKVGRTQLQDAVPMTLGQEFHGFATTLGEDHKRLSETIWLLAEINLGATAIGTGITADPRYASVVVRHLNAITGLKLETAPDLVESTSDAGAFMSFSGALKRSAIKLSKICNDLRLLSSGPQAGFGEINLPSKQAGSSIMPGKVNPVIPEVMNQIAFSVAGADTTVTMAAEAGQLQLNAFEPVIAHSLLQSILWMARGCHTLRVNCVDGITANESRLETMVGTSVGVVTALTPFIGYTAAAALAKTALLTHRNIADLVVEADLMTREEVTKQLSPARLSGLEAITTAIPVIDAESEHSAVGGELTDS from the coding sequence ATGAGCGAATTTGCTACACGCACGGAGACAGATTCCCTCGGATCGATGGAGATCCCCGCAGACGCGTACTGGGGCATTCACACCGCGAGGGCCATGGAGAACTTCGACATCACGAAGCGGCCGATCTCGGTGTACCCGCACCTCGTCGTCGCCCTCGCGTCCGTCAAGCAGGCGGCCGCTCGCGCGAACGCCGAGCTTGGGGCTCTGAGCCCCGAGAAGGCGGAGCTCATCGATCGGGCGTGCCAGCGCATCATCGACGGCGAGTTCCACGACGAGTTCTGCGTCGGCGTCATCCAGGGCGGCGCCGGCACGTCGACGAACATGAACGCCAACGAAGTGATCACGAACATCGCGCTCGAGATGGCCGGCCACGACAAGGGCGATTACACGTTCATCTCGCCCTACGACCACACGAACCGCAGCCAGTCGACAAACGACGTGTACCCCACGGCCATCAAGATCGCTCTCGCGCGTTCTCTCGTCGACCTGCTCGATGAGCTCGACCTCCTGCGCGAGTCGTTCGCGGGGAAGTCTGAGGAGTTCCGTCAGGTCCTCAAGGTCGGCCGGACACAGCTTCAGGATGCCGTGCCCATGACGCTCGGCCAGGAGTTCCACGGCTTCGCCACGACACTCGGCGAAGACCACAAGCGCCTCTCCGAGACGATCTGGCTGCTCGCCGAGATCAACCTCGGCGCCACCGCGATCGGCACCGGCATCACGGCGGATCCGCGGTACGCCTCCGTGGTTGTGCGGCACCTGAACGCCATCACTGGGCTCAAGCTCGAGACCGCTCCCGACCTTGTCGAGTCGACGAGCGACGCGGGCGCGTTCATGTCGTTCAGCGGAGCCCTCAAGCGGTCGGCGATAAAGCTGTCGAAGATCTGCAACGACCTGCGACTGCTCTCAAGCGGTCCACAGGCCGGCTTTGGCGAGATCAACCTGCCGTCGAAGCAGGCGGGCTCCTCGATCATGCCGGGAAAGGTGAACCCCGTCATCCCCGAGGTGATGAACCAGATCGCCTTCTCCGTCGCCGGAGCTGACACGACGGTGACCATGGCGGCCGAGGCGGGTCAGCTTCAGCTCAACGCCTTCGAACCCGTCATCGCGCACTCGCTGCTGCAGAGCATTCTGTGGATGGCGCGCGGCTGCCACACGCTTCGCGTGAACTGCGTGGACGGGATCACCGCGAACGAGAGTCGTCTTGAGACGATGGTCGGAACCTCTGTCGGCGTCGTCACGGCGCTCACACCGTTCATCGGTTACACCGCCGCCGCTGCGCTCGCGAAGACGGCGCTGCTGACGCACCGGAACATCGCCGATCTCGTCGTCGAGGCCGACCTCATGACGCGTGAGGAAGTCACGAAGCAGCTGTCACCTGCGCGGCTCTCGGGCCTCGAGGCGATCACGACCGCCATCCCGGTAATCGACGCTGAATCAGAACATTCGGCAGTGGGTGGTGAGCTCACCGATTCCTGA
- a CDS encoding adenine phosphoribosyltransferase, whose translation MLEQSETIPDFPKPGIVFRDLTPAFADPETFRAVIDDLSAAFAGTFDAVAGVEARGFLLASALAYSTSTHLVAVRKAGKLPGEVLSEEYALEYGTATLQLKPSSLRAGARVLIVDDVLATGGSCRATARLIERAGGTVAGIGLVLELTGLGGRQALSHYPLHVLVSEPA comes from the coding sequence GTGCTCGAACAGAGCGAGACGATCCCGGACTTCCCGAAGCCCGGGATCGTCTTTCGTGACCTGACGCCCGCGTTCGCCGATCCCGAGACGTTCCGAGCCGTCATCGACGACCTCTCCGCCGCTTTCGCGGGGACCTTCGACGCGGTCGCAGGAGTTGAAGCGCGCGGGTTCCTGCTCGCGTCAGCGCTCGCGTACTCGACGAGCACGCACCTCGTCGCTGTGCGGAAGGCGGGGAAGCTGCCGGGCGAGGTGCTGAGCGAGGAGTACGCGCTCGAGTACGGCACGGCGACGCTGCAGCTCAAGCCGTCGTCGCTTCGCGCCGGTGCTCGAGTGCTGATCGTCGACGACGTCCTCGCCACCGGTGGGAGCTGCCGTGCGACCGCGCGACTCATCGAACGCGCGGGCGGCACTGTCGCCGGAATCGGCCTCGTTCTCGAGCTCACGGGGCTCGGCGGCAGGCAGGCCCTCTCTCACTACCCTCTGCACGTTCTTGTGAGCGAACCGGCCTGA
- a CDS encoding fumarylacetoacetate hydrolase family protein has product MRFAHLSDPSMAAGGVRLAVVEGENALFLDEILDDAPSTLQVLLDRGPDELDRVRAMSEAAFRQGAETAPISDLDFDSAVLTPPAVIAIGLNYSAHSSELKLKADQAPTVFTLWPNSLNGHLRTTTWPRALSEAIDYEAELGVIIGTAAHDVSEDEALDYVFGYTVVNDITARDIQYSEAQWTRCKSFDGFTPTGPVVVTADEVPDPQDLRITTVLDGHMMQDSSTGLMVRSVAKLVSYLSRSTTLLPGTLISTGSPGGAGYSRDPQVFLRDRSTVTVAVSGIGELTTHCRMF; this is encoded by the coding sequence GTGAGATTTGCGCATCTGAGTGACCCGTCCATGGCGGCCGGTGGAGTACGACTCGCAGTGGTGGAGGGCGAGAACGCCCTCTTCCTCGACGAGATCCTCGACGACGCCCCCTCGACCCTCCAGGTCCTCCTTGACCGCGGGCCCGACGAGTTGGACCGGGTCCGCGCGATGTCCGAAGCGGCGTTCCGCCAGGGCGCGGAGACGGCTCCAATCAGCGACCTCGACTTCGATTCGGCGGTGCTCACTCCGCCGGCCGTGATCGCGATCGGCTTGAACTACTCGGCGCACTCGAGCGAGCTGAAGCTCAAAGCCGACCAGGCGCCGACCGTGTTCACGTTGTGGCCGAACTCGCTCAACGGTCACTTGCGCACCACGACATGGCCGCGCGCGCTGAGCGAGGCCATCGACTACGAGGCGGAGCTCGGCGTCATCATCGGCACGGCCGCGCACGACGTCTCCGAGGACGAAGCCCTCGACTACGTCTTCGGCTACACGGTCGTGAACGACATCACGGCGCGCGACATCCAGTACTCGGAAGCCCAGTGGACCCGCTGCAAGTCATTCGACGGCTTCACGCCGACCGGACCTGTCGTCGTGACGGCCGACGAGGTTCCCGACCCTCAGGATCTGCGGATCACCACGGTTCTCGACGGGCACATGATGCAGGACTCCTCGACAGGGCTCATGGTGCGTTCGGTCGCGAAGCTCGTCTCGTACCTGTCGCGCTCGACGACGCTGCTGCCCGGAACGCTGATCTCCACGGGCAGTCCGGGCGGAGCCGGCTACTCGCGAGACCCGCAGGTGTTCCTGCGGGACAGGTCGACGGTGACCGTCGCCGTATCAGGAATCGGTGAGCTCACCACCCACTGCCGAATGTTCTGA
- a CDS encoding FMN reductase — protein MTTRKLAVIAAGLSNPSSTRMLADRLAEATESRLRERDIDVDVQVFELRDLAHSITNNMLTGYADDKLQDAIDAVSGADGLIAVTPIFKASYAGLFKSFIDVVDNTGLTDLPVVIAATGGTPRHSLALDFAIRPLFTYMHSIVVPTGVYAASEDWGAGADTVKSLPDRIERAAGELSALMESSERSQRVTDPFALDETYDQLLGGFQGN, from the coding sequence ATGACAACACGGAAGCTCGCGGTCATCGCGGCCGGCCTCAGCAACCCCTCGTCGACCCGCATGCTGGCGGACCGGCTCGCCGAAGCCACCGAGAGCAGGCTTCGCGAACGCGACATCGACGTGGACGTCCAGGTGTTCGAACTGCGCGATCTCGCGCACTCGATAACGAACAACATGCTGACCGGGTACGCCGACGACAAGCTTCAAGACGCGATCGACGCCGTCTCAGGCGCCGACGGGCTCATCGCCGTGACCCCGATCTTCAAAGCGAGCTACGCCGGGCTGTTCAAGTCGTTCATCGACGTCGTCGACAACACGGGGCTGACCGACCTCCCCGTCGTCATCGCCGCGACGGGAGGAACGCCGCGGCACTCGCTCGCCCTTGATTTCGCGATCCGCCCGCTGTTCACCTACATGCACTCCATCGTGGTCCCGACGGGCGTCTATGCGGCGAGCGAGGACTGGGGCGCGGGCGCCGACACAGTGAAGTCCCTGCCCGACCGCATCGAACGCGCGGCAGGCGAGTTGAGCGCGCTCATGGAGAGCTCGGAGCGTTCGCAGCGGGTCACGGATCCGTTCGCTCTCGACGAGACGTACGACCAGCTTCTCGGCGGCTTCCAGGGCAACTGA